The segment GAGGCAGGAACTACTTGATTATAAGCCCTGGCTAATCGCGTGATACTATCCAGCAAGATGACAACATCATATTTATGTTCGACTAATCTTTTTGCCTTTTCAATTACCATTTCCGCGACTTGAACATGCCTACTCGCTGGTTCGTCAAATGTCGAACTTATCACCTCACCCTTAACTGACCTTTCCATATCTGTGACCTCCTCAGGTCGTTCGTCGATAAGCAAAACGATTAATTTAATTTCCGGATGGTTAGTCGTAGTTGAATTAGCCAGTTTTTGTAATAATACTGTTTTCCCGGTGCGTGGCGGTGCGACAATTAATCCTCGTTGTCCTTTGCCAATAGGGGTAAGTAAATCCATAATGCGCATTGAGATCTCTTTTGATTCTCGCTCTAAATGAATTCTTTTATCCGGGTATAATGGGGTAAGATTATCAAACAATATCCTATCAGCCGCTTTGTCAGGGTCATCGAAATTGACTGCCTCTACCTTTAAAAGGGCAAAGAATTTCTCATTTTCTTTTGGTGGCCTTATTTGTCCAGAAACCGTATCCCCGGTTTTTAAACTAAATTTTCTTATCTGAGAAGGTGAAATATAAATATCATCTGGTGAAGGAAGATAATTATATTTTGGTGACCTCAAAAAACCATATCCATCAGGTAATATCTCTAATACTCCTTCTCCAAACAAGAGCCCTTTTTCTGCCGCTTGAGCCTGTAAAATGGCAAAAATAAGCTCCTGCTTTTTCATCCCACTAACCCCTTCTATCTTTAATTGATGGGTTAAGTCGCTTAGTTTTGAAATGCTCATTGCTTGCAAATCTGATAAGTTAAGTTGTCCTTCCACTATATTTTCCTCCTTAAAAAATATATGGCACCTACTATTGTTTCTTCTTTCTTAATAGGCACACTATCATATCTAAATTCTTCTCCTTCTATGAGTATCCGTTCATCGATAATAGAAGAATCACTAATATCCTTCACCGCAGGAAAGATTTCATTCAAAGATTTTCCGATTATCTTTCTGCCACGACCGGTGATTGTCAGATTGATGCCGGCTAAATTCATATAAGTTATTTTCAATTTATTATCAACAATCACCACAGGATAAGGGAAATTAGCAAAAATTGTTTCGAAGTGCTGGGTAGCTAAGTCCGGGTATCCTTCCCAGGCACAGATTAAATCAAATCTATTCCACCAATCAACTAC is part of the bacterium genome and harbors:
- the rho gene encoding transcription termination factor Rho, translated to MEGQLNLSDLQAMSISKLSDLTHQLKIEGVSGMKKQELIFAILQAQAAEKGLLFGEGVLEILPDGYGFLRSPKYNYLPSPDDIYISPSQIRKFSLKTGDTVSGQIRPPKENEKFFALLKVEAVNFDDPDKAADRILFDNLTPLYPDKRIHLERESKEISMRIMDLLTPIGKGQRGLIVAPPRTGKTVLLQKLANSTTTNHPEIKLIVLLIDERPEEVTDMERSVKGEVISSTFDEPASRHVQVAEMVIEKAKRLVEHKYDVVILLDSITRLARAYNQVVPASGKVLSGGVDSNALHRPKRFFGAARNIEEGGSLTILATALIDTGSRMDEVIFEEFKGTGNMEVLLDRSLVDRRLFPSINISKSGTRREELLLEEDDLNKVWLLRKAITPLNPVESMELIVEKMHSTQNNKEFLMAINRG